In Rhodamnia argentea isolate NSW1041297 chromosome 1, ASM2092103v1, whole genome shotgun sequence, the genomic window ATCGAGTTTTCAAGTAACATCGCAATCATACATACTTTGTTGTTGTAGAGCTTTATGAGCTGGGCATGAGTCAGTAGGAATACCTCGCATTGAGTAAAGGTTACTTCATCTCAAATgtgaaagaaaacataaaagaaaaatatacctAACATATGTGTATCCGCAATGGAAAGTCCTAATAGACcacataaaatttctaaatgAGGGAGTGACAAGGAACTTGATCTACCTATGCCTTTCTGAGATAGGTGGAAAGGAACTTCCAAAGCCAGACACACAAAACATGAGGTCCAAGTGACATTTTAATTTTCGTGGCTGAGAATATAAGAGAGACAAGAGTGGAACATGAACTGTCAATCGCGACAAGGTGCTGCCAGCATTGAGAAGAGTGTCAAACAGAACTTTCAAAAAGAGAGACACTAAAATAACGGAGACCATCTATAGACGATACGGTTCAATAGGAAGGAGATCCATTACCCGCCAGCTGAGCAAAGGCCGAGTGCCAGAAGATCTTCCAGAGTTGTAGGTAACACAGATGTCAACAGGGAAGCAGACAACCCTGCTGCTCCTAGCCCACCAAAAGTCCCCAGGAACTGATTCAAAGGCATATCCCACATCAGCTTAAGTGTATGGCAATGTCAAATAAAATGAAGCAAATGTTTACATCGCTAATTTTGTGACATATCCAGTCAATTAAGAGGTACTCAATGTTAAAAAGTTATTAAGAGAGGAAAGGAATCTCAGTTTAATTAGAGGGTATTCGCATCTGAATCAGGGAGGTTCTCCACTAGGAGAAAGAAAGGCTCAGCAAACTGATTATGGTGAAACTCCTAAAACAAACTGATTACTAGGGAAACTTTGAGATATGCTTCCCTGACTCTGCATATCCGAGAATAGTACACACTTATGCAGAAATACTATTTACATGGATTCTGAACAGTCAGAGGATTAGATATGATTCAATTGAGTACCAATTACACCGCATTATTTCAGGTTATTCATAAGAACACATAGCACTTGAACAAAAGGAATTGTCCAACAAATCTAGCAGTCAAGTGGAAAAAAGATCCTCGAACAAGGCATGCATAGATGAATAGCACAAGTTAACACATCTACATATTGATGTTATCCAAGCTAAATTTCCATTTGCTTGGCAAGAGAATGTAATATAAGTAGTCACAACAACCCATCCATGCTGGTGTTAAGCTCAAGAATAGTGGGAAAACAGAACTCACCACTTCTCTAATCTCTTGGTCGAACGTCTTAGAAGCAGAACTGGCACTGAAATTTTCTATGACTTTCAGACATTGTTCATCTAACTTCCTCAGCAAGTCAAACCTCTCCAATGTCATCTGAGTGTTCAAATATACTAGCGATGGCcatcttttttcaaaagattcCCTGTAAAGCCTGCCTTGACTGTCATTGCTTGAGTGTAACCAACTCACATAGTCTATTAGAAGTTTCTACACAGTAAAACATCCAAAACACACCAATAAATGCTAATTTGAGCCAGCTAGTCCTACATAAATAAGCAGAAACAACGGCAGGATATATGAATGCCTTACTTCATCATTAAAATAGTAAATCACTTAAAATCCAGGAAATCGTGCTGAAAAGCCGGCACCTAGATCTTCTCCGACTAAAGAAtcttttagaataattaaaaaactaCAAGATAGATGATCCTAACAAAGAGGTGAAGTGCATTCTGTGATCTAAAGGGATCATCAGAGAGGAGATTTTACTTACATTTGCATCCAGTAGAGCAGGGCCGAGTATGTCATTTTGCACCCTAGAAGTTGCTGGCATTGTAGCTGACTTTTCCCCCTTAAAAACATATGCTGCAACAAGATCTAAATTTGATAGCTGTAGGCTAGATTCAGTCAGCTCCACAACACGTGATTTAGTTGTGTCAACCTGCAATGTGACATATGGTACTTATAACAGAAGGAATAACATGAGAGGGTAATAAGAGAGACAGACTTCTGTTGGGGTACCAGTGATAAGATCTTTCTTCTCCAAGAGATGCCAtctccttccattttcatcgCATACTCTTTAACACTACTAACTATGCCAAGTACGGTGTTCAAATCCTGGTTGGCATCTTCACAGTCTTGTCTCAGAGCAGTTTCGCATGAAGAAACTAACCGCTCAGCAATTCCAATTGGCGTTTCTAGTTTAAGCTTTACTCTTTCCATTCCCATGCTTGTTGACCCATCTAAGAAACTGTACAAGAACTTCTCAAGTTTGTAAAAGCTACCAACTCTCCATCGAGAATCAGAGACCAACAAATTTGTATACTCTTTTGCACTCTCATAGGAAGCCGAAAGCTTTGATTCAAGAGCAGATCGTGCAGATATAGGATATAATGCCACATTCTCTGCATTAAGAAACTTCTGCACATTTTCACTGATGAAAGACGTAGCTTCCTGAAGCTGTGCCAGTAGCATAGAAAAAATAGTCCTCAATTAGAGAAGCATAGATTCCACTTAATTGTCGCTCaaattaaaatgaataaatgcatAACCAAAAGGCAAGGCATTGAATGAACATTTATACCTCAAGATCATTCTGATAAATGTCAGATTTATTCAGAACAAAGACGactttcttcctccattgctGAGTGTACCGGAGGAAAGCTACCTAAAAAACATGAACAAAAGCATCAAGATTGTTGCAGACTAACATCACAAATTAGTATCTAGCTGTCAAAGTCGATAAGAAAGCTATTACAAAAGACTCGTGACAAAATGGAAGTGCATAATACAAAGAATGACAATGACTAGAGAAATGATTATCAAAAGCTGAAATGGCTAACATTAGGATCCAACAACCGACCAGAAAATTAAATCTATAGAAAATAATTGGGCGCCTTAGTGCGATAAAGCTTGGTCTGTTGTTGTTTCGTTGTTATTTAGACAATAAAAGATCAAGTAGTAAGCTAAGGATGCTGTGAACACCACATGCAGTACAGGaaactaattttcttagtaAATAGTAAAGATCTATCCCAACACTCTCATTAACTTCACCCCCGAAAAGCTAACAGATCCAAATGTCATATGCTATTTACCACACTGCAAGGTGAAGGAGGTCTAGTTGAGCCTTCAAAGAACCTGTTGCTTTCATAAGATGCTAAAATACCATGATCAGAATTTAGAGTGAGTTTCGTCTCCTACATGACTCATAGACATATCAGAAAATTAATTCCAGAACCAATGCAACATGCAAACTCATCATAGACAATCATGGAATCTCTTTTCAATGCAATGAAACTATACGAAGATAATTACTTGATCTCGAACTTACCTCACTTTCAGTCAGTGGGCGATCAGCAGAGATTACGAAAATTAGCAAATCTGCACGAGGTATAAATTCCTCAGTCAAGCGTTGCTGTCTTTGGAGAATCACATTTGTTCCAGGAGTATCAACAATAATCATCTGCACCCAAAACGCATGAATAACTTTGTTTAATGAGGCAAATAATAACAATTGTGAATTACTTTGATGAGATAAATAAATCAGAATCGTGAACTTACAACTAAATGACATGTCTGGCATGGTAATGAGAAAAAATACACCGGAAAATTGTGGACTTTTGGTGGGTGGAGGG contains:
- the LOC115756943 gene encoding probable transmembrane GTPase FZO-like, chloroplastic isoform X3 — its product is MMADTKSESVVLPLVARNVKTASAASSASTSEGADFIICDIGEEKHMDNLASSMFEDVKIPIFVKLHLSGNGLTLDDASRWIKYGASGLVIGLKDLDLFTDGLLNQLFSTLSASTKDTKVERGIPNKVTLEKMGNDFFRNERVAGFLKLEDKEKQLIETERVVLLEAVNVIRKAAPQMEEVSLLLDATSQIDEPFLLVIVGEFSTGKSTFINALLGKRYLKEGVVPTTNEITFLRYSESDSDEKQRCERHPDGQYICYIPAPILKEMIIVDTPGTNVILQRQQRLTEEFIPRADLLIFVISADRPLTESEVAFLRYTQQWRKKVVFVLNKSDIYQNDLELQEATSFISENVQKFLNAENVALYPISARSALESKLSASYESAKEYTNLLVSDSRWRVGSFYKLEKFLYSFLDGSTSMGMERVKLKLETPIGIAERLVSSCETALRQDCEDANQDLNTVLGIVSSVKEYAMKMEGDGISWRRKILSLVDTTKSRVVELTESSLQLSNLDLVAAYVFKGEKSATMPATSRVQNDILGPALLDANKLLIDYVSWLHSSNDSQGRLYRESFEKRWPSLVYLNTQMTLERFDLLRKLDEQCLKVIENFSASSASKTFDQEIREVFLGTFGGLGAAGLSASLLTSVLPTTLEDLLALGLCSAGGLLAISNFPARRQVVVNKVNKTVDALARDLEEAMQKDLLDTVTNMENFINIISKPYQEAAQSRLDKILKMQDELSAVQGRLRMLQIEIQNLHTL